Proteins from a single region of Rhea pennata isolate bPtePen1 chromosome 6, bPtePen1.pri, whole genome shotgun sequence:
- the NFE2L2 gene encoding nuclear factor erythroid 2-related factor 2 isoform X2: MEIEVPPAAQDMNLIDILWRQDIDLGARREVFDFSQRQKEYELEKQKKLEKERQEQLQKEQEKALLAQLQLDEETGEFVPIQPAQRVESQNTEPPISFSQSTHTSKPETEALSFDDCMQLLAEAFPFIDDNEVSSAAFQSLVPAEMDSNPIFMSSNQTQPPESPVLVSLTDAENMQNIEQVWEELLSLPELQCLNIENDSLAEMSAITSPETKPAEMDNSYNYYNSLSMTRKDVNCGPDFLDSFESPFSSILPPEDTSQLSGNSLNSTSTSSSDFCEDFYATFIHSKANSDTAMTNSLGQSLADILSEPIDLSSFSLCKAFNGDHSGTVPECNDSDSGISLNASSSVASPEHSESSVYGDKTFGCSDSEMEDMDSAPGSMPQSNANMYSLQVHDHVLSSLRPSAQTPTLEHANTPKKEPPASPGHPKAPFTKDKPSSRLEAHLTRDEQRAKALQIPFPVEKIINLPVDDFNEMMSKEQFSEAQLALIRDIRRRGKNKVAAQNCRKRKLENIVELEQDLSNLKDEKEKLLKEKGENDKSLRQMKKQLTTLYLEVFSMLRDEDGKSYSPSDYSLQQTRDGNVFLVPKSKKSETKF, from the exons GACATGAACTTGATTGACATTCTCTGGAGGCAAGATATAGACCTTGGGGCAAGGCGTGAAGTTTTTGATTTTAGTCAACGGCAGAAGGAATATGAActtgagaaacagaagaaacttgaaaaggaaagacaagaGCAGCTccaaaaagagcaagagaaagctTTGCTGGCTCAGCTGCAGTTAGACGAAGAGACAGGTGAATTTGTTCCAATTCAGCCAGCTCAGCGTGTTGAGTCACAAAATACTGAGCCACCAATCAGTTTTTCACAG AGCACACATACTTCAAAACCAGAAACAGAAGCCTTGTCATTTGATGACTGCATGCAGCTCTTGGCAGAAGCATTCCCATTTATAGATGACAATGAG GTAtcttctgctgcatttcagtccCTGGTTCCTGCTGAGATGGATAGTAACCCAATCTTCATGTCTTCTAATCAAACTCAGCCACCTGAATCACCTGTTTTAGTTTCACTTACTGATGCAGAAAATATGCAGAACATAGAGCAAGTTTGGGAAGAACTGTTGTCCCTTCCAGAGTTACAG TGTCTTAACATTGAAAATGACAGCCTGGCTGAGATGAGTGCAATCACAAGCCCTGAAacaaagccagcagagatggacAACAGCTATAATTACTACAACTCGTTATCCATGACGAGGAAAGATGTTAACTGTGGTCCAGACTTCCTGGATAGTTTTGAAAGTCCTTTTTCCAGCATTTTGCCTCCAGAAGACACCAGCCAGCTGAGTGGGAACTCTTTGAACAGCACATCCACTTCAAGTTCAGATTTCTGTGAGGATTTCTATGCCACCTTTATTCATTCAAAGGCAAACAGTGACACTGCCATGACAAACAGTTTAGGTCAATCACTTGCAGATATTCTAAGTGAACCTATTGATCTTTCCAGTTTCTCTCTGTGTAAAGCTTTTAATGGTGACCACTCAGGAACTGTACCAGAGTGTAACGATTCTGACTCTGGTATTTCACTGAATGCAAGTTCTAGTGTAGCATCACCTGAACACTCTGAATCATCTGTCTATGGAGATAAGACTTTTGGTTGTAGCGATTCTGAAATGGAAGACATGGATAGTGCTCCTGGAAGCATGCCACAGAGCAATGCAAACATGTATTCATTGCAAGTCCATGATcatgtactttcttctttgaGGCCAAGTGCTCAAACCCCTACTTTGGAACATGCAAACACACCAAAGAAAGAACCACCTGCCAGTCCAGGCCACCCCAAAGCTCCATTCACAAAAGATAAACCTTCAAGCCGCCTTGAAGCTCATCTCACAAGAGATGAGCAAAGAGCAAAAGCTCTGCAGATCCCTTTTCCTGTAGAAAAAATCATCAATCTCCCTGTTGATGACTTCAATGAAATGATGTCTAAGGAGCAGTTCAGTGAAGCCCAGCTTGCACTCATTCGAGATATACGCAGGAGAGGCAAGAATAAAGTGGCTGCTCAAAACTGCCgtaaaagaaaactggaaaatataGTGGAACTGGAGCAAGATTTGAGTAACCtaaaagatgagaaagagaaattgcttaaagaaaaaggagagaatgaCAAAAGCCTTCGTCAAATGAAAAAGCAACTTACCACATTATACCTTGAGGTcttcagcatgctgcgtgaTGAAGATGGAAAGTCTTACTCTCCTAGTGACTATTCACTGCAGCAAACTAGAGATGGCAATGTCTTTCTTGTTCCTAAAAGCAAGAAGTCAGAGACTAAattctga
- the NFE2L2 gene encoding nuclear factor erythroid 2-related factor 2 isoform X1, which yields MNLIDILWRQDIDLGARREVFDFSQRQKEYELEKQKKLEKERQEQLQKEQEKALLAQLQLDEETGEFVPIQPAQRVESQNTEPPISFSQSTHTSKPETEALSFDDCMQLLAEAFPFIDDNEVSSAAFQSLVPAEMDSNPIFMSSNQTQPPESPVLVSLTDAENMQNIEQVWEELLSLPELQCLNIENDSLAEMSAITSPETKPAEMDNSYNYYNSLSMTRKDVNCGPDFLDSFESPFSSILPPEDTSQLSGNSLNSTSTSSSDFCEDFYATFIHSKANSDTAMTNSLGQSLADILSEPIDLSSFSLCKAFNGDHSGTVPECNDSDSGISLNASSSVASPEHSESSVYGDKTFGCSDSEMEDMDSAPGSMPQSNANMYSLQVHDHVLSSLRPSAQTPTLEHANTPKKEPPASPGHPKAPFTKDKPSSRLEAHLTRDEQRAKALQIPFPVEKIINLPVDDFNEMMSKEQFSEAQLALIRDIRRRGKNKVAAQNCRKRKLENIVELEQDLSNLKDEKEKLLKEKGENDKSLRQMKKQLTTLYLEVFSMLRDEDGKSYSPSDYSLQQTRDGNVFLVPKSKKSETKF from the exons ATGAACTTGATTGACATTCTCTGGAGGCAAGATATAGACCTTGGGGCAAGGCGTGAAGTTTTTGATTTTAGTCAACGGCAGAAGGAATATGAActtgagaaacagaagaaacttgaaaaggaaagacaagaGCAGCTccaaaaagagcaagagaaagctTTGCTGGCTCAGCTGCAGTTAGACGAAGAGACAGGTGAATTTGTTCCAATTCAGCCAGCTCAGCGTGTTGAGTCACAAAATACTGAGCCACCAATCAGTTTTTCACAG AGCACACATACTTCAAAACCAGAAACAGAAGCCTTGTCATTTGATGACTGCATGCAGCTCTTGGCAGAAGCATTCCCATTTATAGATGACAATGAG GTAtcttctgctgcatttcagtccCTGGTTCCTGCTGAGATGGATAGTAACCCAATCTTCATGTCTTCTAATCAAACTCAGCCACCTGAATCACCTGTTTTAGTTTCACTTACTGATGCAGAAAATATGCAGAACATAGAGCAAGTTTGGGAAGAACTGTTGTCCCTTCCAGAGTTACAG TGTCTTAACATTGAAAATGACAGCCTGGCTGAGATGAGTGCAATCACAAGCCCTGAAacaaagccagcagagatggacAACAGCTATAATTACTACAACTCGTTATCCATGACGAGGAAAGATGTTAACTGTGGTCCAGACTTCCTGGATAGTTTTGAAAGTCCTTTTTCCAGCATTTTGCCTCCAGAAGACACCAGCCAGCTGAGTGGGAACTCTTTGAACAGCACATCCACTTCAAGTTCAGATTTCTGTGAGGATTTCTATGCCACCTTTATTCATTCAAAGGCAAACAGTGACACTGCCATGACAAACAGTTTAGGTCAATCACTTGCAGATATTCTAAGTGAACCTATTGATCTTTCCAGTTTCTCTCTGTGTAAAGCTTTTAATGGTGACCACTCAGGAACTGTACCAGAGTGTAACGATTCTGACTCTGGTATTTCACTGAATGCAAGTTCTAGTGTAGCATCACCTGAACACTCTGAATCATCTGTCTATGGAGATAAGACTTTTGGTTGTAGCGATTCTGAAATGGAAGACATGGATAGTGCTCCTGGAAGCATGCCACAGAGCAATGCAAACATGTATTCATTGCAAGTCCATGATcatgtactttcttctttgaGGCCAAGTGCTCAAACCCCTACTTTGGAACATGCAAACACACCAAAGAAAGAACCACCTGCCAGTCCAGGCCACCCCAAAGCTCCATTCACAAAAGATAAACCTTCAAGCCGCCTTGAAGCTCATCTCACAAGAGATGAGCAAAGAGCAAAAGCTCTGCAGATCCCTTTTCCTGTAGAAAAAATCATCAATCTCCCTGTTGATGACTTCAATGAAATGATGTCTAAGGAGCAGTTCAGTGAAGCCCAGCTTGCACTCATTCGAGATATACGCAGGAGAGGCAAGAATAAAGTGGCTGCTCAAAACTGCCgtaaaagaaaactggaaaatataGTGGAACTGGAGCAAGATTTGAGTAACCtaaaagatgagaaagagaaattgcttaaagaaaaaggagagaatgaCAAAAGCCTTCGTCAAATGAAAAAGCAACTTACCACATTATACCTTGAGGTcttcagcatgctgcgtgaTGAAGATGGAAAGTCTTACTCTCCTAGTGACTATTCACTGCAGCAAACTAGAGATGGCAATGTCTTTCTTGTTCCTAAAAGCAAGAAGTCAGAGACTAAattctga